One stretch of Arachis hypogaea cultivar Tifrunner chromosome 20, arahy.Tifrunner.gnm2.J5K5, whole genome shotgun sequence DNA includes these proteins:
- the LOC140182999 gene encoding uncharacterized protein codes for MVTASIKEMTSDFVKLERFDGGNFIRWQKKMHFLLTTLKVAYVLTIPRPPEVEGEAIAETRARQKWDNDDYICTGTYSMADALFDVYQNVASAKESWDKLEAKYMAEDATSKKFLVTRFNNYKMVDGRPVMEQLHEIERILNNFKQHNMHMDDTIIVSSIIDKLPPS; via the coding sequence ATGGTCACTGCATCAATTAAGGAGATGACGTCGGATTTTGTCAAGTTAGAAAGATTTGATGGTGGAAATTTCATACGATGGCAAAAGAAGATGCACTTCCTTCTCACAACACTAAAAGTGGCATATGTTCTTACTATACCAAGACCACCAGAAGTTGAAGGGGAGGCCATTGCAGAAACACGAGCCAGGCAAAAATGGGACAACGATGACTATATATGCACGGGCACATACTCAATGGCTGATGCACTGTTTGATGTCTACCAAAATGTTGCGAGCGCAAAAGAATCATGGGACAAATTAGAAGCAAAATATATGGCCGAGGATGCAACAAGTAAGAAATTTCTTGTCACTCGCTTTAATAATTATAAGATGGTTGATGGTAGACCTGTCATGGAACAACTGCATGAAATTGAgcgtattttaaataattttaagcaACATAACATGCACATGGATGATACCATCATTGTATCTTCAATTATTGACAAACTCCC